The window TGCCAAAGTGGACGAGCAGAACGCGGACGACCCGAATTACCGGCCGATGGCTGGCGATCCTGATAGTATCGCGTTCAAGGCTGCGTGCGATTTGGTGTTCAAGGGCACTCAACAGCCGAGCGGATATACGGAGCCCTTGCTTCACGCATGGCGGCAGGAGGCGAAAAAAGTTGTCAGCTTAAAACGCGGGCCAGGCTCACAAATTCGGTGACACTCAGTGTTTCCGCGCGGCGGGTTGGTTCGATGCCAAGCTGGTTTAATGCGTCCAACGCGCCGGGAATGCCCTTCAGACTTTGGCGGAGCATCTTGCGGCGTTGCCCGAATGCGGCAGCGGTGACTTGTTCCAGAACCTTCGCCGAGACGCCGGTCGGCATCTCGGCGGGCGTCACGTGAACGATCGCGCTCATCACTTTGGGTGGCGGGGTGAAGGCGCTGCGATGGACTTTCATCGCCAGTTTCGCAGAACTGCGCCACTGTGACAGGATGGCGAGCCTGCCATAAGCGCTGCTGCCTGCAGCAGAGACGATGCGCTGTGCCACTTCCTGCTGGAACATCAGCGTCAAGGACGTCCATTGCGGCGGCCAATGATCCCCGCCCAGCCAACGCACAAATAACGCGGTGCCGATGTTGTATGGCAGATTGCTCAGCACCGCGAACGGCTCACCCATCAGCTCTGCGTGATCCATGGCCAGCGCGTCGTCCTGGATCATGCGCAACTGACCTGGAAACGCTTCGTTCAGTTCGGCAAGGGCTGGCAGGCAGCGTGCGTCCATTTCGATTGCCGTCACCCGTGCCCCGGCGCGCAGCAGCGCCCGCGTCAGCCCGCCCGGACCGGGGCCGATTTCCAGCACCGCCTTACCGTCCAGATCACCCGGAATAGCGGCAATCCGGTCCAGCAATTGTTCGTCGAGCAGGAAATTTTGACCAAGCGATTTAGCCGCACTGAGGCCGTGGCGTTTGATCGTCTCGCGGATCGGCGGAAGGTCAGGCACGCGCGCAGGCTCGCCGCGCTGCGATATCTCCAGCCATGCACAAGGCGGCGATCGTCGCGCCGGGGTCGGCTAGTCCTGTGCCGGCGATATCGAATGCGGTTCCGTGATCGGGCGAAGTGCGCACGATAGGCAGGCCGAGCGTAACGTTCACACCTTCATCGAAGTCCAGGGCTTTCAGCGGTATGAGGGCTTGATCGTGATACATACAGATCGCCGCGTCGAAGGTCTTGCGGGAGCGCGGAGTGAACAGGGCATCACCGGGATGCGGGCCGGTCGCGTTGATGCGTTGTGCCTGCAACGCGGCAATGGCGGGCGCGATAACCTCGATTTCCTCGCGTCCAAAACGGCCATCCTCCCCCGCATGAGGGTTCAGGCCCGTCACGGCGAGCCGTGGATTTGCGATGCCGAAATCGTTTTTCAAAGCCGTGGCCACAATTGTTGCGCGGGCCACGATTAGGTCTTTGGATAAAAGGCCCGACACATCGGCCAGGGCGCAGTGAACGGTGACGGGCACCGTGCGCAGGCGCGGTCCGGCCAGCATCATCACGGACGCCTGTGGGTCCAACCCGCAGGCAGCCGCCATGTATTCGGTCTGGCCGGGATGGTCGAAGCCTACATCCGCCAGCAGCGATTTCGCGATCGGCGCGGTGACAACACCGCCCGCTTCCCCACAGAATGCCAACCGCGTGGCTTCCTCCAGCGACGCAAGCGCTAGCTGCGCGCTATCGGGGTTGGGCATTCCAGGAGTGTACCGGCCATCCTTATCGGCAAGCACAGGAAGGGCGCGTTGGAAAACATCCGCCGTGTTGGCAAGGGTCTCGATCCGTTGGACCGGCACATCCAGCGCCAGCTTCGCCGCCGCCTCACGCAATACTTCGAAGCCAAAGATAACGGCAAAGGGTACGACGCCCGCATCATCACGCGCCAGCCAGCTGCGTAATGCAAGCTCCGGGCCGATACCGGCGGGATCGCCCAGTGAAAGTGCGAGGGGCCGCTCGTCGGCAGGGTTCGCGGCAGCGCGTCCGTTCATGGCCGTGCTGCCGCGCCCGCAGGATCAGTTGTAGACGATATAGGCGTCGTTGCGCAGATCGCGCAGGTAACGCTGGGCGCGCTTGCCGATGCGTTCTTCGGCCAGCCGGTCCATGATCTGTTCGACATCGACGCCGGTGGTCGCTTCCGGATCGTCACGTCCGCACAGCATCAGCACGCGAACGCCATCCGCGACCGAGCCGAATGGCGGAGTGGTCTGACCTACCTGAAGCGCGAGCAACGGCTGCTGCAGCGTTTCCGGCAACGAACGAGCGCGGATCTGGTCGTTGGTCACCACCGATGCGCCAATGGTCGCGGCGACGCGTTCGGCATCGCCGCAACCGCGCATGGAATTGATGGCGCCGGTAAATTCCTCCACCCGCGCAGCGGCCGTCGCCTCGTTCACATCCGGGGCGAAGGTGATGGAAATCTGCTTCAGACTGAGCAGCGCATCCCGCGGATCGGCGGTCAGAATCTGGCGCTTGTCCAAAAGATAGACAATCGACAAACCGCCAGGAATGGCGATCGGGCCGACAAGCTGCCCGGGCTGCATCTGGCTGACAGCGGTGGAAAGCTCGCTGGGGAGCTGAGCCAACCGCACGAAATCGAGATCACCGCCGACTGCCGCAGTGGACGCTTCGGAGAACTGGCGAGCATATGCCGCGAAGCTGCCGCCCTGCCGCAATTGTTCGATAATCCGCGCGGCGTTTTCGCGCACGGCGGCTTCCGTTTCCGGCGTGGTGGACAGATAGATTTCCGCCACCCGGTATTCATCGGTACCGCGCGCCGCCTCGAGCCGGTTGGCGAGCTCCGTCACTTCTTCTTCCGAAACGTTGATAAACGGTGCGATGTCACGACGGAGCAGGCGCTGCCATGCAAGTTCGCCTTCGATCTGCCGTTTTAGGGCAGCTTCGGAAGAGCCGATGGAAGTCAGATAAGCGCTCATCGCGGCCATGTCCTGACCGAAATTCTGCGATGCGACGCGGGCATAGGTCTGGTTGATCTCGGCCGGTGTAGGCACGATTTCCTGGCTCGCAGCTTCCTGGATCTGCAAGGTTTCGTCGATCAGGTTGCGAAGGACCTGCATCCGCAGGCGCTGCATCTCTGCCTCCGGCACGGGCGCATCGGACGCGGCGGTGACGAGCGCCACGCGCTGGTCGATATCGGTACCGGTAATGACATAGCCGTTCACCACCGCAGTGGCGGTACGAACATTGGGATCGGTCTTGCCGAACATCGCCACATCGGTTGGAATGCCGAGCGGGTTCTGCGCCGTTTGCGGTCCCTGATTATTCTGCGCGGAAGGTTCAGGCTGTGCCGCCTGCGCGCTCAACGCGACAGGGGACAGGGCCGTGCCGAATGCGGCGAGGGCAAGGCAAATCCGGGATGGTGCGTTCAAAATCACTTGGATCAGGTTCCGTAATTATCGGCGCGTGGTGCGCCTGTCTGCTGATGCGAATGGCGGCAAATGGCTGAATGATTGCTGAGTGGCACGGGCACACCCGGTCCGGCTTGCCCCAGCGCCTAGCGGATTGGCCGGGTCATGCCAACGGGCGGCTGTGCCATGTCGCCACACCGTGCGTTACCGGAAACCTAGATTGCGCAATGCGAAGTTCAGCTGGAAAGTGTTGCCGCGCCGAGCATCGCCGCTATCGGCAAAATCGCGTCGCCATGTGAAGCCCAGTTCGAGGCAATCGTCCTGATAGGCAAAGCCTAGCCGCGTGCGCACCGCCTCGAACCCGTCGGAACCGGACAGCGGGTCCTCTTCGCGATCGGTCAGGTTGAACACGCCCGATCCGAAAATCGACCAGTAATCCGCAAATGCCACACGGCCCGCCAGGCGCAATTCTTCCCGATCCTGCAAATCCTCCACCGTGGTGATATTGCGGTTGAGCCGCAGATAGCCGATTTCGCCGTAAGTCCGCGCCGTGCCGACGGTGGCGTCGAATTCGTTGCGGCGGATAGCCAGATTGTCCTTGTCCAGCCGGTAGCGGTGCGTGAACTTCAGGAAATCGCGATAGCGAATGCGGGTGCGGCCTACGAAGTCTG of the Alteripontixanthobacter maritimus genome contains:
- the rsmA gene encoding 16S rRNA (adenine(1518)-N(6)/adenine(1519)-N(6))-dimethyltransferase RsmA, which produces MPDLPPIRETIKRHGLSAAKSLGQNFLLDEQLLDRIAAIPGDLDGKAVLEIGPGPGGLTRALLRAGARVTAIEMDARCLPALAELNEAFPGQLRMIQDDALAMDHAELMGEPFAVLSNLPYNIGTALFVRWLGGDHWPPQWTSLTLMFQQEVAQRIVSAAGSSAYGRLAILSQWRSSAKLAMKVHRSAFTPPPKVMSAIVHVTPAEMPTGVSAKVLEQVTAAAFGQRRKMLRQSLKGIPGALDALNQLGIEPTRRAETLSVTEFVSLARVLS
- the pdxA gene encoding 4-hydroxythreonine-4-phosphate dehydrogenase PdxA; amino-acid sequence: MNGRAAANPADERPLALSLGDPAGIGPELALRSWLARDDAGVVPFAVIFGFEVLREAAAKLALDVPVQRIETLANTADVFQRALPVLADKDGRYTPGMPNPDSAQLALASLEEATRLAFCGEAGGVVTAPIAKSLLADVGFDHPGQTEYMAAACGLDPQASVMMLAGPRLRTVPVTVHCALADVSGLLSKDLIVARATIVATALKNDFGIANPRLAVTGLNPHAGEDGRFGREEIEVIAPAIAALQAQRINATGPHPGDALFTPRSRKTFDAAICMYHDQALIPLKALDFDEGVNVTLGLPIVRTSPDHGTAFDIAGTGLADPGATIAALCMAGDIAARRACARA
- a CDS encoding peptidylprolyl isomerase, with amino-acid sequence MNAPSRICLALAAFGTALSPVALSAQAAQPEPSAQNNQGPQTAQNPLGIPTDVAMFGKTDPNVRTATAVVNGYVITGTDIDQRVALVTAASDAPVPEAEMQRLRMQVLRNLIDETLQIQEAASQEIVPTPAEINQTYARVASQNFGQDMAAMSAYLTSIGSSEAALKRQIEGELAWQRLLRRDIAPFINVSEEEVTELANRLEAARGTDEYRVAEIYLSTTPETEAAVRENAARIIEQLRQGGSFAAYARQFSEASTAAVGGDLDFVRLAQLPSELSTAVSQMQPGQLVGPIAIPGGLSIVYLLDKRQILTADPRDALLSLKQISITFAPDVNEATAAARVEEFTGAINSMRGCGDAERVAATIGASVVTNDQIRARSLPETLQQPLLALQVGQTTPPFGSVADGVRVLMLCGRDDPEATTGVDVEQIMDRLAEERIGKRAQRYLRDLRNDAYIVYN